From Micromonospora rhizosphaerae, the proteins below share one genomic window:
- a CDS encoding S8 family serine peptidase: MSKPPSRSLRASAVLLTSALTATGAFWFATGGTATANAQPVSDAQRLKTTPADTLGSHDMELLAKAKAAGETNVTLIVATEKGQAHAVAASLKKLGGKVVKQFDEVGYVRVSVPTSAVVKAAKLPGIIAVDLNETLTIPDPRPQSAAGADATATVAGPGADTPAANAYMPTNETGAVAFKEAHPEWDGRGVTIGIMDTGIDLDHPALQKTTTGERKIVDWVTATDPIYDGDGSWRAMLTKVSGPTFSYANGTWTAPKGSWLVNRFSESTTDGGNPPEVAGDVNRDGDKTDVFGILYDPNSHDIRVDANQNRDFTDDPVMRPYGEKFQVGHFGKDNPDTGVREQMAFVVEYREDVDLSPYGGAYVGQKADFVNIGIVAGAHGSHVAGITAANDLLGNSNFDGAAPGAKLVSSRACAFNGGCTAAALTDGMVDLVVNRKVDVINMSIGGLPALNDANNARARLYDRLINDYGVQMFISAGNSGPGLNTVGDPSVATDVVSVAASVSKETWLANYGSEVSKANNLFNFSSRGPREDGGLKPSISAPGSAISSIPMWQAGSPAAEAGYSLPAGYGMFNGTSMAAPQATGAAALLLSAAKAKDVGITPAALRRAIHTSAKPIEGVPTYGQGYGMFDVPGAWKLLDQDVKTRDYTSVAPVCTELSGYLATADRGTGLYNRCGADKGGQKVGESKTYTVQLTRKSGPATAITHAITLRGNDGTFSAPAQVVLPLNKTVSVEVTAKPTSAGAHGAIMTIDDPATSVIDFEVSTVIVASSTVEKPDYAFSTEGSVQRNSFTSYFVNVPAGASALQVNLSGVAAGSQTRFIAFNPYGVPVESTSSLGCFTNFSNPATCKPEERDYQNPMPGVWEIEVESRRTSPLLDNPFQLTARVQGVKVEPAVVELPSVTAGQATPVTWTVTNEFGPVTVSGKGGPLGSAAVKRPTIANHEVLTYEVTVPEGATRLDVAIGKTSDLGADLDLYVRRGTTEVGRSADGDSEEAVSLANPAAGVYTIEIDGYSVPAGTTEFDYRDVFYSASLGSVSAPSTTLTLANGGTGTITGSVTADAAPAAGRQLFGELLVVTDEGATVGRGNVSVGAVN, from the coding sequence GTGAGCAAACCCCCCAGCCGGAGTCTGCGCGCCTCGGCGGTGCTGCTGACCTCGGCCCTGACCGCCACCGGCGCCTTCTGGTTCGCCACCGGCGGCACCGCAACCGCGAACGCACAACCGGTATCCGACGCCCAGCGGCTCAAGACCACCCCCGCCGACACGCTGGGTTCGCACGACATGGAACTGCTCGCCAAGGCCAAAGCCGCGGGCGAGACGAACGTCACGCTCATCGTCGCGACCGAGAAGGGCCAGGCGCACGCCGTCGCCGCGAGCCTGAAGAAGCTGGGCGGCAAGGTCGTCAAGCAGTTCGACGAGGTGGGCTACGTCCGGGTCAGCGTCCCCACCAGCGCAGTGGTCAAGGCGGCGAAGCTGCCCGGCATCATCGCCGTCGACCTCAACGAGACGCTCACCATTCCCGATCCGCGGCCGCAGTCCGCCGCGGGCGCCGACGCGACGGCAACCGTGGCCGGCCCCGGCGCGGACACCCCGGCAGCGAACGCCTACATGCCGACCAACGAGACCGGCGCGGTCGCCTTCAAGGAAGCCCACCCCGAGTGGGACGGCCGCGGCGTGACCATCGGCATCATGGACACCGGCATCGACCTGGACCACCCCGCCCTGCAGAAGACCACGACCGGCGAGCGCAAGATCGTCGACTGGGTCACCGCCACCGACCCGATCTACGACGGTGACGGCAGCTGGCGCGCCATGCTGACCAAGGTGAGCGGACCCACGTTCAGCTACGCGAACGGCACCTGGACCGCGCCGAAGGGCAGCTGGCTGGTCAACCGCTTCTCCGAGTCCACCACGGACGGCGGCAACCCGCCCGAGGTGGCCGGCGACGTCAATCGGGACGGCGACAAGACCGACGTCTTCGGCATCCTCTACGACCCGAACAGTCACGACATCCGGGTCGACGCCAACCAGAACCGTGACTTCACCGACGACCCGGTGATGCGGCCGTACGGCGAGAAGTTCCAGGTCGGCCACTTCGGCAAGGACAACCCGGACACCGGCGTGCGCGAGCAGATGGCGTTCGTGGTCGAGTACCGCGAGGACGTCGACCTGAGCCCGTACGGTGGCGCGTACGTCGGGCAGAAGGCCGACTTCGTAAACATCGGCATCGTCGCGGGCGCGCACGGCTCGCACGTCGCCGGCATCACCGCCGCCAACGACCTGCTCGGCAACTCCAACTTCGACGGTGCCGCTCCCGGCGCCAAGCTGGTCTCCTCCCGCGCCTGCGCGTTCAACGGCGGCTGCACCGCCGCGGCGCTGACCGACGGCATGGTGGACCTGGTGGTCAACCGCAAGGTCGACGTGATCAACATGTCGATCGGCGGCCTGCCGGCCCTCAACGACGCCAACAACGCCCGGGCGCGCCTTTACGACCGGCTGATCAACGACTACGGCGTCCAGATGTTCATCTCGGCCGGCAACTCCGGTCCCGGCCTGAACACCGTGGGTGACCCGTCCGTCGCCACCGACGTGGTGAGCGTCGCGGCGAGCGTCAGCAAGGAGACGTGGCTCGCCAACTACGGCTCCGAGGTGTCGAAGGCGAACAACCTGTTCAACTTCTCCTCCCGTGGTCCCCGCGAGGACGGCGGACTGAAGCCCAGCATCTCCGCACCGGGCTCGGCCATCTCCAGCATCCCGATGTGGCAGGCCGGCAGCCCGGCCGCCGAGGCGGGCTACTCGCTGCCGGCGGGCTACGGGATGTTCAACGGCACCTCGATGGCCGCACCGCAGGCCACCGGCGCCGCCGCGCTGCTGCTCTCGGCCGCCAAGGCCAAGGACGTGGGTATCACGCCGGCCGCCCTGCGCCGGGCGATCCACACCTCGGCGAAGCCGATCGAGGGCGTGCCGACCTACGGCCAGGGCTATGGCATGTTCGACGTGCCGGGCGCCTGGAAGCTGCTCGACCAGGACGTCAAGACCCGCGACTACACCTCGGTCGCGCCGGTCTGCACCGAGCTCTCCGGTTACCTGGCCACGGCCGACCGGGGCACCGGGCTCTACAACCGCTGTGGCGCGGACAAGGGCGGGCAGAAGGTTGGCGAGTCGAAGACCTACACGGTCCAGCTGACCCGTAAGAGCGGGCCTGCGACGGCGATCACCCACGCCATCACGCTGCGGGGCAACGACGGCACGTTCAGCGCTCCGGCGCAGGTCGTGCTGCCGCTGAACAAGACCGTCTCGGTGGAGGTCACCGCCAAGCCGACCTCGGCCGGCGCGCACGGCGCCATCATGACGATCGACGACCCGGCGACCTCGGTGATCGACTTCGAGGTGTCCACCGTCATCGTCGCCTCCAGCACGGTCGAGAAGCCGGATTACGCGTTCTCGACGGAGGGATCGGTCCAGCGCAACTCGTTCACGTCCTACTTCGTGAACGTTCCGGCTGGCGCGTCGGCTCTGCAGGTGAATCTGTCGGGCGTCGCGGCGGGGTCGCAGACCCGGTTCATCGCCTTCAACCCGTACGGCGTCCCGGTGGAGAGCACCTCCAGCCTGGGCTGCTTCACCAACTTCTCCAACCCGGCGACCTGCAAGCCGGAGGAGCGGGACTACCAGAACCCGATGCCGGGCGTCTGGGAGATCGAGGTCGAGTCGCGGCGCACCTCGCCGCTGCTCGACAACCCGTTCCAGCTGACCGCCCGCGTCCAGGGTGTCAAGGTGGAGCCGGCCGTCGTCGAACTGCCGAGCGTCACCGCGGGTCAGGCCACCCCGGTGACCTGGACGGTGACCAACGAGTTCGGTCCGGTCACCGTGTCGGGCAAGGGTGGCCCGCTGGGCAGCGCGGCGGTCAAGCGCCCCACCATCGCCAACCACGAGGTGCTCACCTACGAGGTGACGGTGCCCGAGGGCGCCACCAGGCTCGACGTCGCGATCGGCAAGACCAGTGACCTCGGCGCCGACCTGGACCTGTACGTGCGCCGCGGCACCACCGAGGTCGGCCGCTCCGCGGACGGCGACTCGGAGGAGGCGGTCTCGCTGGCAAACCCGGCGGCCGGCGTCTACACCATCGAGATCGACGGCTACTCGGTTCCGGCTGGCAC
- a CDS encoding DNA recombination protein RmuC, giving the protein MSFSTLAVVVVCLAAGGALGWLAARSRSAAEIARLEATLQATREGEGRLEQSMRALSYEATAQSQEAVARAVAPLHDTLRRYEQRVAELERDRVDAYAELREQVRAMSTVSGELRTETKQLVAALRAPQVRGRWGEHQLRRIVEAAGMLEHCDFNEQVTAATDHQGVRPDLVVRLHGGRTVVVDAKAPFDAYLTAMEARDERGRDSHLDAHAKHLRAHVDALAAKSYWAAFDSAPEFVVLFVPADPFLDVALQRDPALLEHAFARNVVLATPATLVALLRTVAYSWRQEVLARNAVAVHSLARELYGRLSTLGDHVGKLGASLGGAVTAYNRAVGSLEARVLVSARKLAELGVSDQELVTPAQVELAPRQPQAPELTGDALSPALSEFRHDRPA; this is encoded by the coding sequence ATGAGCTTCTCGACGCTGGCCGTGGTGGTCGTCTGTCTCGCCGCGGGCGGCGCACTGGGCTGGCTCGCCGCCCGGTCCCGCTCGGCGGCCGAGATCGCCCGGCTGGAGGCGACGCTGCAGGCCACCCGGGAGGGCGAGGGGCGGCTGGAGCAGTCGATGCGGGCGCTGAGCTACGAGGCGACCGCCCAGTCGCAGGAGGCGGTGGCCCGGGCGGTGGCTCCGCTGCACGACACCCTGCGCCGCTACGAGCAGCGGGTGGCCGAGCTGGAGCGCGACCGGGTCGACGCGTACGCCGAGCTGCGGGAGCAGGTCCGGGCCATGAGCACGGTCTCCGGCGAGCTGCGCACCGAGACCAAGCAGCTGGTGGCCGCGCTGCGCGCGCCGCAGGTGCGCGGCCGGTGGGGCGAGCACCAGCTCCGCCGGATCGTCGAGGCCGCCGGCATGCTGGAGCACTGCGACTTCAACGAGCAGGTCACCGCCGCCACCGACCACCAGGGGGTACGCCCCGACCTGGTGGTCCGGCTGCACGGCGGGCGCACGGTGGTGGTCGACGCCAAGGCGCCCTTCGACGCGTACCTGACCGCGATGGAGGCGCGCGACGAGCGCGGTCGAGACAGCCACCTCGACGCGCACGCGAAGCACCTGCGGGCGCACGTGGACGCGCTGGCCGCCAAGTCCTACTGGGCGGCCTTCGACTCGGCGCCGGAGTTCGTGGTGCTCTTCGTGCCGGCCGACCCCTTCCTCGACGTGGCGCTGCAGCGGGACCCGGCGCTGCTGGAGCACGCGTTCGCCCGCAACGTGGTGCTGGCGACGCCGGCCACCCTGGTGGCGCTGCTGCGCACGGTCGCCTACTCGTGGCGGCAGGAGGTGCTGGCCCGCAACGCGGTCGCGGTGCACTCGCTGGCCCGCGAGCTGTACGGGCGACTGTCCACTCTCGGCGACCACGTCGGCAAGCTGGGCGCCTCGCTCGGCGGGGCGGTGACGGCGTACAACCGGGCGGTCGGTTCGCTGGAGGCGCGGGTGCTGGTCAGCGCGCGCAAGCTGGCCGAGCTCGGCGTCTCCGACCAGGAGCTGGTGACGCCGGCCCAGGTGGAGCTGGCGCCGAGACAGCCGCAGGCGCCCGAGCTGACCGGAGATGCCTTATCTCCAGCACTTTCGGAGTTCCGCCATGATCGTCCGGCTTGA